In a genomic window of Staphylococcus taiwanensis:
- a CDS encoding GTP-binding protein, with the protein MKNIKNEKISITIVNGFLGSGKTTFLKHYIKQLLKKDEKITIIMNEFGNFDVDSLLVGDEVVIKSLVNGCVCCDLNNDLVRQIKSLINQQETEHIIIEATGIAHPLEIFTACQDPTIVNDVYTPSIIGVVDAQRFSQKNTYSTSTNHLLEEQLAYSDTIILNKTDLVDETTRHDIELQLKKLNPDALMIVTTYSQFDYKQLRFPTKNQTSQINEYAHKHHHHGIQSMKYTFKSPIDRQLFYQFIMRLPDNVLRLKGFVTFRDMPEAIYEFQYAMGLPDYGIINKDLPLTIVLIGEGLDVNRLHNQLDMIQFT; encoded by the coding sequence ATGAAAAATATTAAAAATGAAAAAATATCTATTACAATAGTTAATGGCTTTTTAGGAAGTGGTAAAACTACATTTCTTAAACATTATATTAAGCAATTATTAAAAAAAGATGAGAAAATAACTATAATTATGAATGAATTTGGAAATTTTGATGTTGATAGTTTACTTGTGGGCGATGAGGTAGTTATAAAATCATTAGTTAATGGTTGTGTATGTTGTGATTTAAATAATGATTTAGTAAGACAAATAAAGTCGTTAATCAATCAACAGGAAACAGAACACATTATTATCGAAGCGACAGGTATTGCACACCCACTTGAAATATTTACAGCGTGTCAAGATCCTACAATAGTAAATGATGTTTATACACCAAGCATAATCGGTGTCGTAGATGCTCAAAGATTTTCACAAAAAAATACTTATAGTACATCGACAAACCATTTATTAGAAGAACAACTAGCTTATAGCGATACAATTATTCTCAATAAAACAGATTTAGTTGATGAAACGACACGTCATGATATTGAACTACAATTAAAAAAATTGAACCCGGATGCTTTAATGATTGTTACGACTTATAGTCAATTTGATTATAAGCAATTAAGATTTCCTACAAAAAATCAAACTTCTCAGATAAATGAGTATGCACATAAACACCATCATCATGGCATACAATCAATGAAATATACATTTAAATCACCAATTGATCGTCAATTATTTTATCAATTTATTATGCGATTACCAGATAATGTCCTACGTTTGAAAGGCTTTGTGACATTTAGAGATATGCCTGAAGCAATTTATGAATTTCAATATGCAATGGGACTGCCTGATTATGGCATTATTAATAAAGACCTGCCATTAACGATTGTGCTTATCGGTGAAGGATTAGATGTGAATCGCTTGCATAATCAATTAGATATGATTCAATTTACTTAA
- a CDS encoding ABC transporter ATP-binding protein/permease has product MKKLMNLVFKYKMFPILMGIVSLFLAISVVVQNISIAEFLNRILYHHMNSIMHLLLVILIVLVLRATLNMFNLRLGDHLASKVKHQLREQVLSKQSSIAIGSQINILTETIDGLAPFFKNYLPQVFKSMMIPLVIIITMCFIHVNTALIMILTAPFIPLFYIIFGLKTRDESKDQMTYLNQFSQRFLNITKGLVTLKLFRRTAQVESQVYKDSTRFRDLTMKILKSAFLSGLMLEFISMLGIGLVALEAALSLVVFQHIDFKTAAIAIILAPEFYNAIKDLGQAFHTGKQSEGSSDVVFEFLASEDTIRKNSSEILSHQSHQIKMTNVNYQYPNTMKLAIQDLSLTISQGEKIAIVGPSGAGKTTLAKLLTQMLNPLDGQVTFNADVKNIGMLSQNPYIFSATIKDNISMFKEIDDERIKHVLELVGLKNKVQSLEKGIYTRIGEGGEMMSGGQMRRLELCRVLIMTPDIVVFDEPTTGLDLETEKVIQQAIAQQFANTTMIIIAHRDSTIRQATRRLYIDHGRLIEDDQRISVNLKEGDDLL; this is encoded by the coding sequence GTGAAAAAACTAATGAATTTAGTCTTTAAATATAAAATGTTTCCAATTTTAATGGGAATCGTCAGTTTGTTTTTAGCTATAAGTGTTGTAGTGCAAAATATAAGTATTGCTGAATTTTTAAATCGTATTCTATATCATCATATGAATTCAATCATGCACTTACTTCTAGTGATTTTAATTGTACTTGTACTTAGAGCAACCTTAAACATGTTTAATTTACGTTTAGGTGACCATCTAGCATCGAAAGTGAAACATCAATTACGCGAACAAGTTTTATCCAAACAATCATCTATAGCAATAGGTTCGCAAATTAATATACTTACTGAAACAATTGACGGTTTAGCACCATTTTTTAAGAATTATTTACCTCAAGTATTTAAATCAATGATGATCCCTTTAGTGATTATCATAACAATGTGCTTTATTCATGTTAATACGGCACTCATAATGATTTTAACCGCACCGTTCATACCACTTTTTTACATTATATTTGGTTTGAAAACACGCGATGAATCGAAAGACCAAATGACGTATTTAAACCAATTTAGCCAAAGGTTTTTAAATATTACTAAAGGGCTTGTTACTTTGAAACTCTTTAGACGCACTGCTCAAGTTGAATCACAAGTTTATAAGGATAGTACACGCTTTCGTGATTTGACGATGAAGATACTTAAAAGTGCATTTCTTTCTGGTCTTATGCTTGAGTTTATTAGTATGCTTGGCATTGGTTTAGTTGCTTTAGAAGCGGCACTTAGCCTGGTAGTCTTTCAACATATTGACTTCAAAACAGCTGCAATTGCGATTATCTTAGCACCTGAATTTTATAATGCGATTAAAGATTTAGGGCAAGCTTTCCATACTGGTAAACAAAGTGAAGGTTCGAGTGATGTAGTTTTTGAATTTTTAGCTTCTGAAGATACTATTCGCAAAAATTCATCTGAAATCTTATCACATCAGTCACATCAAATTAAGATGACGAATGTTAACTATCAATATCCCAATACAATGAAATTAGCCATTCAAGATTTATCTTTAACGATAAGCCAAGGAGAAAAAATAGCGATTGTAGGACCAAGTGGTGCCGGAAAAACCACATTGGCTAAATTGTTAACTCAAATGTTAAATCCATTAGATGGACAAGTTACATTTAATGCGGATGTTAAAAACATTGGAATGCTTAGTCAGAATCCATATATATTTTCAGCGACAATTAAAGACAATATTTCAATGTTTAAGGAAATAGATGACGAACGTATCAAGCATGTCTTAGAATTAGTTGGTTTGAAAAACAAAGTGCAGTCTTTAGAGAAAGGGATATATACGCGTATCGGTGAGGGCGGTGAGATGATGTCTGGGGGTCAAATGAGACGTCTAGAATTATGTCGAGTATTAATAATGACGCCGGACATTGTCGTGTTTGATGAGCCAACGACAGGACTTGATCTTGAGACTGAAAAGGTAATACAACAAGCGATTGCACAACAATTTGCAAATACAACAATGATTATTATTGCACACCGTGATTCAACCATACGCCAAGCAACACGTCGCTTATATATTGATCATGGTCGATTAATAGAGGACGATCAACGCATTTCGGTGAACTTAAAAGAAGGTGATGATCTATTATGA
- a CDS encoding MarR family transcriptional regulator, whose translation MSEQHNLKEQLCFSLYNAQRQVNRYYSNKVFKKYNLTYPQFLVLSILWDESPVNVKKVVTELALDTGTVSPLLKRMEQVDLIKRERSEVDQREVFIHLTEKSEKIKPELSDASQKVATASSLSNDEVHELNRLLGKVIDAFTETK comes from the coding sequence ATGTCTGAACAACATAATTTGAAAGAGCAACTATGCTTTAGTTTGTACAATGCGCAAAGACAAGTGAATCGCTACTATTCAAATAAAGTCTTTAAAAAGTACAATCTTACTTACCCACAATTTTTAGTGCTAAGTATTTTATGGGATGAATCACCTGTAAACGTTAAAAAAGTAGTGACTGAACTAGCTTTAGATACAGGTACTGTATCACCTTTATTAAAAAGAATGGAACAGGTTGATCTTATCAAACGTGAACGTTCTGAAGTTGATCAACGAGAAGTATTCATTCATCTTACTGAAAAAAGCGAAAAAATCAAACCCGAATTAAGCGATGCATCTCAAAAAGTTGCAACTGCTTCATCTTTAAGTAATGATGAAGTGCATGAGCTCAATCGTCTATTAGGAAAAGTCATCGACGCTTTTACTGAAACAAAGTAA
- a CDS encoding GNAT family N-acetyltransferase, which yields MRKLTIKDKEWIEKIARVHEYYLEQREINYHATRMSMALRQEMILRRLSYSEDVILIEDDGLSQLIAFIWGHYNRDFETVIIEMLYTDPYFRGKGYAKQLKSSIEQWAVKQGALSIEGTIDAHHTHLIEMNQVRGYEVSHVKMGKDLR from the coding sequence ATGAGAAAATTAACTATTAAAGATAAAGAATGGATAGAAAAGATAGCTAGAGTTCACGAGTATTATTTAGAACAACGTGAAATCAATTATCATGCGACACGGATGTCGATGGCTTTACGCCAAGAAATGATATTACGACGTTTATCTTATAGTGAGGACGTTATTTTAATAGAAGATGATGGACTGTCTCAATTAATTGCTTTTATATGGGGACATTATAATAGAGACTTTGAAACAGTAATTATAGAAATGCTTTATACGGATCCTTATTTTCGTGGAAAAGGATACGCGAAACAGTTGAAATCATCAATAGAACAATGGGCAGTTAAACAAGGAGCTTTATCCATAGAAGGTACAATTGATGCGCATCATACGCACTTGATTGAAATGAACCAGGTGCGAGGATATGAAGTAAGTCATGTTAAAATGGGTAAAGACTTGAGGTAA
- a CDS encoding DUF805 domain-containing protein, protein MNNSSNQIVKSYSEFWTRFLDVKGRSNRPDFWHPFWINFLISSLLGIFSAGTLSSVFAIIILIPSFTVMVRRLHDTNRTMLLAIVAHISGFITLVASISFILAVIVVVANTESHGLLGATLMASIFGTVVAGIVTLYTLYVLIASGNKEPNRYGNGGSCVVNTQNDK, encoded by the coding sequence ATGAATAATTCATCAAATCAGATTGTAAAAAGTTATTCAGAATTTTGGACACGCTTTTTAGATGTTAAAGGTCGATCAAATAGACCAGATTTTTGGCATCCATTTTGGATTAATTTTTTAATTTCATCATTATTAGGTATATTCTCAGCAGGGACGTTAAGTAGTGTCTTTGCAATTATCATACTGATTCCATCATTTACTGTTATGGTTAGACGTTTACATGATACAAATCGCACAATGCTATTAGCAATTGTTGCACATATAAGTGGATTTATTACTTTAGTAGCATCTATTTCTTTCATCTTAGCAGTCATTGTTGTAGTGGCTAATACAGAGAGTCATGGATTATTGGGAGCCACTTTAATGGCTAGTATATTTGGTACTGTTGTCGCAGGTATTGTAACCCTTTATACATTATATGTTCTTATAGCTTCAGGTAATAAAGAGCCTAATCGATACGGTAATGGTGGAAGTTGCGTTGTTAACACTCAAAATGACAAATAA
- a CDS encoding sugar efflux transporter, with protein MFVALLHIKNYKLFVVNMMLLGMGIAITVPYFVLFATNELGMSTNQFGILLALAAISQFTVNSIVARFSDTHHINRKILIISALMMGAISFSIYFYIHNIWLFIIVYAIFQGLFAPAMPQLYASARESINVSSSRNNAKFANTVLRSMFSFGFLFGPLIGAYLIQFMGYAGLFGGTVAILLFTLVLQIFFYKDLNLSPKEQVGGTTNIEKTAPNMLKDKTLFIPFIAFILLHIGQWMYTMNMPLFVTNYLKEQEGYVGTLASLCAGLEVPFMVILGMLSAKLSTRTLLIIGAISGGAFYFSIGVFENIYMMMVGQIFLALFLAILLGLGISYFQDILPDFPGYASTLFANAMVVGQLLGNLLGGAMSHWVGLENVFLVSATSIFLGMILIFFTKDQKFTEADVKVK; from the coding sequence ATGTTTGTAGCACTATTGCACATCAAAAACTATAAATTATTTGTCGTAAATATGATGCTTTTAGGGATGGGTATTGCAATCACAGTACCTTATTTTGTTTTATTTGCAACGAATGAATTGGGTATGTCTACGAATCAATTTGGTATTTTATTAGCTTTAGCAGCGATTAGCCAATTTACTGTGAATTCTATCGTAGCGCGTTTTTCAGATACGCATCATATTAATAGGAAGATACTTATTATTAGTGCACTCATGATGGGTGCGATAAGCTTTTCAATATACTTTTATATTCATAACATCTGGTTATTTATTATCGTTTATGCTATTTTCCAAGGGTTATTTGCACCAGCAATGCCTCAGTTGTATGCTTCCGCACGGGAGTCGATTAATGTCTCTTCTTCTAGAAATAATGCTAAATTTGCCAATACAGTTTTACGTTCAATGTTTTCATTTGGTTTTTTATTTGGGCCATTAATAGGTGCGTATTTAATACAATTTATGGGTTATGCAGGATTATTCGGTGGGACTGTAGCAATCTTACTATTTACGCTTGTCTTGCAAATATTTTTCTATAAAGATTTAAATTTATCTCCTAAAGAGCAAGTGGGGGGAACGACTAATATTGAAAAGACAGCACCTAATATGTTGAAAGATAAAACATTATTTATACCATTTATTGCCTTTATTCTATTACACATTGGTCAATGGATGTATACAATGAACATGCCTCTTTTTGTGACAAATTATTTAAAAGAACAAGAAGGATATGTCGGAACTTTAGCAAGTCTTTGTGCTGGTTTAGAAGTACCGTTTATGGTTATTTTAGGTATGTTATCTGCGAAGTTATCTACACGTACACTTTTAATTATTGGAGCAATTAGTGGTGGTGCGTTCTACTTTAGTATTGGCGTATTTGAAAACATATATATGATGATGGTGGGCCAAATTTTCTTAGCGCTATTTTTAGCTATTTTATTAGGTTTAGGTATTAGTTATTTCCAAGATATTTTACCAGATTTCCCGGGTTATGCTTCCACTTTGTTTGCCAACGCGATGGTTGTTGGTCAATTGTTAGGAAATTTACTAGGAGGCGCAATGAGTCACTGGGTTGGTTTAGAGAATGTTTTCTTAGTCTCAGCAACATCTATATTCTTAGGGATGATTTTAATATTCTTTACGAAAGATCAAAAATTTACTGAAGCGGATGTGAAAGTGAAGTAA
- a CDS encoding DUF1129 family protein has protein sequence MKSTAKLARENNVKSLRLNNTDREIFENYMTYVRADLRVNPHDSEVMLSRILKKLLAAENNGTLALEFFNHDPQAHAEKEIKSLPNETFPNIFKYIFRNFIFLIGIFCFFKGFIGFFIGGDNNEVYLYTFPVTVIAGLFIIFMFILVIFKTVQLQSFNNSHWIWGINYFIIAILLVALFYVFFIPQSFLAFGPYISISNWAFIIISLIITPIAFYIEHHFVNKNSNTML, from the coding sequence ATGAAGTCCACTGCGAAATTAGCACGTGAAAATAATGTAAAATCATTGCGCTTAAATAATACAGATAGAGAAATCTTCGAGAATTATATGACTTATGTGCGTGCTGATTTACGTGTGAACCCACACGATAGCGAAGTGATGTTAAGTCGCATATTAAAGAAATTATTAGCTGCTGAAAATAATGGTACATTAGCATTAGAATTTTTCAATCATGATCCTCAGGCACATGCCGAAAAAGAAATTAAATCATTACCAAATGAAACCTTCCCTAATATATTTAAGTATATCTTTAGGAATTTTATTTTTTTAATTGGCATTTTTTGCTTTTTTAAAGGATTCATTGGTTTCTTTATTGGTGGAGATAATAATGAAGTATATCTATATACCTTCCCAGTAACTGTAATTGCTGGTTTATTCATCATCTTTATGTTCATCTTAGTGATTTTTAAAACGGTCCAACTACAAAGTTTTAATAATTCCCATTGGATTTGGGGGATTAATTATTTTATTATAGCTATTTTATTAGTGGCTTTATTTTATGTCTTTTTCATACCACAGTCATTTTTGGCTTTTGGTCCATATATTTCTATTAGTAATTGGGCTTTCATTATCATTTCATTAATTATCACACCGATTGCTTTTTACATTGAACATCATTTTGTAAATAAAAATTCAAATACTATGTTGTAA
- a CDS encoding undecaprenyl-diphosphate phosphatase, translating into MIIIEFIKGLILGIVEGLTEFAPVSSTGHMILVDDMWLKSTEFLGPHSAFAFKIVIQLGSVFAAAWVFRDRYFEMLHIGKYKNTSVSEEFRSKPRRLNLLHVLVGMIPAGILGVLFDDFIEEHLFSVPTVMIGLFIGAIYMIIADKYSEKLPSHQSVDQINYVQAFVIGISQAIAMWPGFSRSGSTISTGVLMKLDHKSASDFTFIMSVPIMLAASALSLLKNYQYIELAHIPFYLIGFLAAFIVGLIAIRTFLHLINKVKLIPFAIYRIILVIFIAILYFGFGIGKGITS; encoded by the coding sequence ATGATTATTATCGAGTTTATCAAGGGCCTGATTTTAGGTATTGTTGAAGGATTAACTGAATTTGCGCCAGTTTCTTCTACTGGTCATATGATTCTTGTTGATGACATGTGGCTAAAATCAACAGAATTTTTAGGTCCCCATTCCGCATTTGCTTTTAAGATTGTAATACAATTAGGTTCTGTATTCGCAGCAGCATGGGTATTCCGTGATCGCTATTTTGAAATGTTACATATTGGTAAATATAAAAACACTTCTGTAAGTGAAGAATTTCGTTCTAAACCACGTCGTTTAAACTTATTACACGTGTTAGTTGGTATGATTCCTGCAGGTATACTAGGCGTACTATTTGATGATTTCATTGAAGAACATTTATTTAGTGTACCTACTGTTATGATTGGCTTATTCATCGGTGCCATTTATATGATTATTGCTGATAAATACAGTGAAAAACTTCCAAGCCACCAATCAGTAGACCAAATTAATTACGTACAAGCTTTTGTTATTGGTATTTCACAAGCTATAGCAATGTGGCCTGGATTTAGTAGATCAGGTTCAACTATTTCAACTGGTGTATTAATGAAATTAGACCATAAATCAGCTTCTGATTTTACTTTCATCATGTCAGTGCCAATTATGTTAGCTGCAAGTGCACTTTCATTATTGAAAAACTATCAATATATTGAACTTGCGCATATTCCATTCTACTTAATCGGTTTCTTAGCTGCCTTTATAGTAGGTTTAATCGCAATTAGAACTTTCTTACACTTAATTAATAAAGTTAAATTAATACCATTTGCTATCTATAGAATTATATTAGTTATCTTCATCGCAATTCTTTACTTTGGCTTTGGTATTGGTAAAGGAATTACAAGTTAA
- a CDS encoding GNAT family N-acetyltransferase, whose protein sequence is MVVYIETERLKLRDWEEADLLPFQKMNANPQVRRYFPSLLSYRRSELDMNKMDSILKEKGIGLFAVELKETGEWLGYIGVNYLPEDSKYPFDELPLYEIGWRLIPEVWGNGLATEGATAVLTFAKDKGIEEVYSFTAENNLPSRKVMEKLGMTFYDNFELPELSKYHMLKRQVRYYKKLSI, encoded by the coding sequence ATGGTCGTTTATATTGAAACTGAAAGATTGAAGTTACGTGATTGGGAAGAAGCAGACTTACTCCCTTTTCAGAAGATGAATGCTAATCCACAAGTAAGACGTTATTTTCCAAGTTTATTAAGCTATCGTCGTTCTGAATTAGATATGAATAAGATGGATAGTATTCTGAAAGAAAAAGGAATAGGTTTATTTGCGGTGGAATTAAAAGAAACAGGTGAATGGCTTGGTTATATTGGGGTGAATTATCTGCCGGAGGATAGTAAATATCCATTTGATGAACTTCCTTTATACGAAATTGGATGGCGACTTATTCCAGAAGTCTGGGGAAATGGACTTGCTACTGAAGGCGCAACTGCTGTACTGACATTTGCGAAAGATAAAGGGATTGAAGAAGTGTATAGTTTTACCGCTGAAAATAACTTACCTTCAAGAAAAGTGATGGAAAAACTTGGTATGACATTTTACGATAATTTTGAATTACCTGAGTTAAGTAAATATCATATGTTAAAAAGACAAGTGCGTTACTATAAAAAATTATCCATATAA
- a CDS encoding TIGR00730 family Rossman fold protein, producing the protein MKRIAVYCGASKGNNPIYVKEAYELGKYMAEQGYELVFGAGSVGIMGAIQDGVLDHGGHAIGVMPKMLDEREITSQKVSELILVDSMHQRKEKMAELADAFVMAPGGAGSLEEFFETYSWAQIGIHQKPIGVFNLNGFFEPLQQLINSMIEEGFIDEKYRKLAPLYDTKEDLIEGLLNYKPLGIRTYD; encoded by the coding sequence ATGAAACGAATTGCAGTTTATTGTGGTGCCAGTAAAGGAAATAATCCTATTTATGTCAAAGAAGCTTATGAGTTAGGAAAGTATATGGCCGAACAAGGATATGAACTAGTCTTCGGTGCTGGTTCTGTAGGTATTATGGGTGCCATTCAAGATGGTGTGCTAGATCATGGTGGACATGCCATTGGCGTAATGCCAAAGATGTTAGATGAAAGAGAAATTACGAGTCAAAAAGTGAGCGAACTCATACTTGTTGATTCTATGCATCAACGTAAAGAGAAAATGGCTGAACTTGCCGATGCATTTGTCATGGCTCCAGGTGGTGCTGGTTCTCTTGAAGAATTCTTTGAAACATATAGTTGGGCTCAAATCGGTATACATCAAAAACCAATCGGTGTATTCAACTTGAACGGTTTCTTCGAACCACTTCAACAGTTAATTAATAGCATGATTGAAGAAGGATTTATTGATGAAAAATATAGAAAACTTGCACCGTTATATGATACTAAAGAAGATTTAATTGAAGGTCTACTGAATTATAAACCTCTAGGCATTCGTACATATGATTAA
- a CDS encoding YaiI/YqxD family protein yields MTQVLIDGDACPVVDSVIELTTGTGIFVTILRSFSHFSNKHYPEHVNTVYVDDGPDAVDYKIVQLASKDDIVITQDYGLASLLLSKVKVVMHHKGRIYNNNTIDMLLQQRYNNAQIRKQGGRHKGPPPFSKEDKQHFKQSFEKIIHQLKEDNE; encoded by the coding sequence ATGACTCAAGTTTTAATTGACGGGGATGCTTGTCCGGTAGTTGATTCAGTAATTGAATTAACTACTGGCACAGGCATTTTTGTTACGATTTTACGTAGTTTTAGTCACTTTTCGAATAAACATTATCCCGAACATGTTAACACGGTCTATGTAGATGATGGTCCAGATGCTGTTGACTATAAAATCGTACAGCTTGCTTCGAAAGATGATATAGTCATTACACAAGACTACGGTCTCGCTAGTTTATTACTTTCAAAAGTCAAAGTGGTAATGCATCATAAAGGTCGCATTTATAATAACAATACTATAGATATGTTACTTCAACAGCGTTATAATAATGCACAAATTAGAAAACAAGGCGGTCGACACAAAGGGCCTCCCCCATTTTCAAAAGAAGATAAGCAACATTTCAAACAATCATTTGAGAAGATCATTCACCAGCTTAAGGAGGATAACGAATGA
- a CDS encoding DUF456 domain-containing protein, with protein sequence MSIVLWILIILAFVLAFVGLIKPIIPSLLVLWIGFLIYQCGFHDKGLSWIFYVAMILLTIFILVSDFVMNKYFVNRFGGSKLGEYAALIGVIVGCFVLPPFGIIIVPFIAVFIVELIQDSNIEKALKASVGSVVAFLASTVAQAIVMLIMVIWFFIDILL encoded by the coding sequence ATGTCAATTGTTTTATGGATATTAATAATATTAGCATTTGTTCTAGCATTTGTAGGTTTGATTAAGCCAATTATTCCATCACTGTTAGTATTATGGATTGGATTTTTAATATATCAATGCGGCTTTCACGATAAAGGGTTATCATGGATATTCTATGTAGCAATGATACTATTAACTATATTTATTTTAGTTTCTGACTTTGTAATGAATAAATATTTTGTGAATCGCTTTGGTGGTTCTAAGTTAGGTGAATATGCTGCTTTGATAGGTGTGATCGTTGGCTGTTTTGTCTTGCCACCGTTCGGTATCATTATCGTGCCATTTATAGCTGTTTTCATTGTTGAATTGATTCAAGATTCTAATATTGAAAAGGCTTTGAAAGCTAGTGTTGGATCAGTTGTGGCATTTTTAGCAAGTACAGTTGCACAAGCAATAGTTATGTTGATTATGGTGATTTGGTTCTTTATAGACATTTTACTGTAA
- a CDS encoding amino acid ABC transporter ATP-binding/permease protein → MKPQIKFRPDKDLILAILTGIAGGLVALAMFFLSGYMVTESALGAPLYALMVLVVSVKLFGFMRAIARYGERLLSHRTTFTMLRDVRVQFLKKLIPRVPNIYRKYSSSDLLSKMISKVEALQNIYLRVYYPPIVIGFTALIAAVTLIYFSVAHAVIIVVSMLCTLWLVPWLSAKRARVLKKQVMLQQQDTLTHFFDYKEGYDELSRFNQTETYKKKVLSQLEQYDEMQAKETKFLTMYDYALNLIAMIALFATLALSVLQVKDGQLNVIYLTSIVLMMLTLFEQAVPMSNFAYYKADTDESLSNLNEILNDSVVPSNEHLTTKQDKVFDINALTFNYDFQETAVLKDINLSVSQGEKVAIIGPSGSGKSSLLQIMSGLYDIEQGETLLYGQTISNIMEAERYEVLNVLLQSQQMFDGTIRYNLFTEESEDVIYRVLQSVNLGHLDLDHQLSLDGSTLSGGEMQRLALARLLLKPSKVWLLDEPTTALDEENTKKIMNLIYSYAETLVVATHDLQLLPAFDKIIVLIDGQIIEQGSYKVLSQRDSYLSRLLNENK, encoded by the coding sequence ATGAAACCACAAATTAAATTTCGACCAGATAAAGATTTGATATTAGCTATTTTAACAGGTATCGCAGGTGGTTTGGTTGCTTTAGCTATGTTCTTTTTAAGTGGCTATATGGTAACTGAAAGTGCCTTAGGTGCACCATTATACGCTTTGATGGTTCTTGTTGTGTCAGTGAAATTATTTGGTTTTATGCGTGCTATTGCACGATATGGAGAACGATTGTTATCTCATAGAACGACATTTACAATGTTGCGAGATGTTCGGGTTCAATTTTTAAAAAAATTAATACCTAGAGTGCCCAATATTTATCGTAAATATTCATCTAGTGATCTACTCTCAAAAATGATTAGCAAAGTGGAAGCATTACAAAATATATATTTACGTGTATATTATCCACCTATTGTGATTGGATTTACAGCACTCATTGCGGCCGTTACATTAATTTATTTCAGTGTTGCACATGCAGTGATCATTGTTGTTAGCATGTTATGTACTTTGTGGCTTGTGCCGTGGTTAAGTGCCAAACGTGCACGTGTATTAAAAAAACAAGTGATGCTTCAACAGCAGGATACATTAACTCATTTTTTTGACTATAAAGAAGGATATGACGAGTTATCACGCTTTAATCAAACAGAAACATATAAGAAAAAAGTATTATCACAGTTAGAACAATATGACGAGATGCAAGCGAAAGAAACGAAATTCCTAACCATGTACGATTATGCTTTAAATTTAATAGCAATGATTGCATTATTTGCGACTTTAGCACTAAGTGTGCTTCAAGTTAAAGATGGCCAACTTAACGTTATCTATTTAACGAGTATCGTATTAATGATGTTAACACTATTCGAGCAAGCCGTACCGATGAGTAATTTTGCTTATTACAAAGCAGATACAGATGAATCTTTATCAAATTTAAATGAGATATTAAATGATTCAGTTGTGCCATCGAATGAACATTTAACGACGAAACAAGATAAGGTGTTCGATATTAACGCATTAACTTTCAATTATGACTTTCAAGAGACAGCCGTGTTGAAAGATATCAACTTATCCGTAAGTCAAGGTGAAAAAGTGGCTATTATCGGGCCTTCTGGTTCAGGTAAAAGCTCACTTTTGCAAATTATGAGTGGATTATATGATATAGAACAGGGCGAAACTTTACTTTACGGTCAAACGATTTCTAATATTATGGAAGCAGAACGTTACGAAGTATTAAATGTCTTATTGCAATCTCAACAAATGTTTGATGGAACGATTCGCTACAATTTATTTACAGAGGAATCGGAAGATGTAATATATCGCGTCTTACAAAGCGTAAACTTAGGACACCTAGATTTAGACCACCAATTATCACTAGATGGTAGTACGTTGTCAGGTGGGGAAATGCAACGTTTAGCATTGGCACGATTGTTACTTAAACCTTCCAAAGTTTGGTTGTTAGATGAACCAACCACCGCATTAGATGAAGAAAATACTAAGAAAATCATGAATTTGATTTATAGTTATGCCGAGACATTAGTAGTGGCTACCCATGATTTACAGCTATTACCAGCTTTTGATAAGATTATTGTCTTGATTGATGGCCAAATCATTGAACAAGGAAGTTATAAAGTATTAAGTCAGAGAGATAGTTATTTAAGTCGTTTACTTAACGAGAATAAATAA